The sequence below is a genomic window from Dyadobacter chenwenxiniae.
TTCTCAATGTGAAATTTAAGCTCACCGGGCACGAAGGCTTTATCAATACGGGTGTTCAGTTTCACAGTGTACGTTCCAAAGATCCTTCCTATGAAATGATCGGTTACCAGGCAGACCTTGGAGCTAAATTCTGGGGAAGTCTTTATGATGAATCCCGTAGAAATAAAACGCTCATTGCCCCGGATTCCGTGGAAGTGCTGAAACTTGTCAAATTGAATGATTGGAATGACTATCAGGTATGGAGCGAAAATGGCAGGATCAGGATCGCGCTCAACGGCAAGCAGACTGTGGACTATACTGAACCCGATAAATCCGTTCCGCAACAAGGCATCATTGGTTTGCAGATCCACGGCGGTGGTAAGGCCAAGGTGTATTACAAAGATATTTTTATAGAAGAATTATAACAGCCACGGTGCGCAGCGTGGCTGTTGTTTTCTCACTTCCAACTTTTCAGTAATCGCCTCGCAACAACGATTTCGGCTGTGTGATAAGCATTGTGATCCGCTATAAGCATTGCTTCGCGCAGCAGGCTTTGTCCTGTCCCCCACGGAAGCGGTGCGAAAAGGTCATGTTGCTCGTCCTCGAGCAAAGCCTGAAATCGCTGTTGATCCTTTTCAATTTGTTGCAATGAATTATTCCAATCTTCGTCGGTAACCGTATCGGTCGGCTCTACCCAGTAATCGTCGGGCCAGGCCAGTGACTCACTGCCGGCAGAAGACGAAAAATCGACGATATCTTTTTGCGCGATCCGGATGTGTTCGACCAACTGCCAGATGCTGTAAGGCAAGTTTTCGGGAATGATTGTGCGCAATTCGGATGGTAAGCCGGTAACTGATTCCTTAAAGCTAACATGCGCATTTCCTTTCTCGATCAGGCTAATGAGTTCATTTACAAGTTTCTTGCGTTGAATACTGTCCATAAATTCTAAATAGAAGCTCGTTGTGGTTCGACAAACATTTATTCCCTATTTTAGGGGAATCATCACAATGTAACATTTTAGTCATATTTAATATGAATCCTACCCGCAGGAAATTTCTCAGGAACGTGACAGCTGCCTCAGCTTTGTTAGCCACAGAAAGCATTGCCAAGCCTTTTAACATCATCAAAGATCTTAAAAAGATCAGCCCGAATGACAAGATCCGTTTTGCCACCATTGGCATGGGGATTCAGGGGCATCAAGACACCAAGGCTGCATTAAGGGGCGCTCCCGATGCAGAATTTGTGGCCGCTGCCGACTTGTACGATGGCAGGCTGGCGCGCGTGAAGGAAGTTTTCGGGAAAGATATTTTTACGACGAGAGATCACCGCCAGATCCTGGAACGAAAAGACATTGATGCTGTCCTCATCGTAACCCCCGACCACTGGCATGACCACATTACCAAAGCCTCGTTGCAAGCCGGGAAGCACGTTTATTGTGAAAAACCCATGGTGCATCACATCAATGAAGGGCTTTCAGTGATCGATGCCTGGAAAAAATCGGGTAAGACGATGCAGGTTGGTAGCCAGCGCATTAGCTCGGCTTCATTCAAGGAAGCCAAAAGACTTTTTCAGGCCGGAGAAATTGGCGAGATTAACTATGTAGAATCAAATAATGACCGTTTCAATTCAATAGGCGCATGGAACTATTCCATCCCGACAGACGCTTCGCCGACCACTGTAGATTGGGACCATTATCTGGGTGACGCGCCCAAAGTGCCTTTTGATGCGAAGCGCTTTTTCAGGTGGAGAAACTACCAGGATTATGGAACGGGCGTAGGAGGGGACTTATTTGTGCATTTAATTACCGGTGTTCATTTTGTTACCAATTCGCTGGGGCCGGAGCGCATCATGTCGTCCGGTGAGTTGAGTTACTGGAAAGATGGCCGTGACGTGCCGGATGTCCTGGTTTCTATTTTGGATTACCCAAAAACCGACATTCATGCCAACTTCCAAATGGTGCTTCGCGTAAACTTTGCCAATGCAGGAGCCATTGCCAACAACACCCGCATTATCGGAACGGAGGGACAGATTGAGTTTACTGAAAACAATCTGGTATTGACTAAGAAAAAGCTGCCGAAAGCGCCCGGCTTTGGTGGTTATGACAGTTTTAATACGTTTTCAGAAAGTCAGCAGCAGGAATTTAAAAAGCAATATGATGCGCAATATCCGGAAGATACCCGCAAGGCAGACCCGGTTAAAGAAGTGAAGTTCACTGCGCCTAAGGAGGATGATGCACACGCCAACCACTTTGCGGATTTCTTTGATAACATTAAGAAAGGCAGTGTCGGAACGATTGAAGACCCCATTTTCGGATTCCGCGCGGCAGCTCCCGTTTTGGCTTGCAATGAAAGTTATTTTTCCAAGAAGATCATCAACTGGGACCCGGTGGCGATGAAGGTTAAAAAGAAATAAATTAAAATGAAAATCTTGCTCACTGGTGCCACGGGATACATTGCACAGCGATTACTGCCGGTGTTGCTGGAAGCGGGACATGAAGTTTATTGTTGCGTCAGGGATAAGCAGCGTTTCAATGCGTCGCAGTTCCCTGGCGCCACTGTTTTAGAAGTCGATTTTCTGAATGAGGCAACGCTTGTTAACATCCCGGACCACATGGATGTCGCTTATTATCTGATTCACTCCATGTCCACCGGCGGCGGTGAAGATTTTGAGAAGCTGGAAGAAACAACCGCAACGCATTTCAAGCAAAGAATTGAAAAAACGAATGTCCGGCAGGTTATCTATCTGAGCGGGATCATTAATGAAGAGGATCTTTCCAAACACTTGCTTTCCCGCAAAAACGTGGAGGAAATTCTCAAATCGGAACATTATGCATTAACCACATTGCGTGCAGGCATTATCGTCGGCTCAGGCAGCGCGTCTTTTGAAATAATAAGAGACCTTGTAGAAAAGTTGCCTGTCATGATCGCGCCGCGCTGGCTGCATACGCAGTGCCAGCCCATAGCAATCCGTAATGTAGTCGATTTCCTGACCGGAACATTGCTTTTAAAGGAAACTTACGATAAGAGCTTTGATATTGGCGGCCCGGATATTCTAACATACAAACAAATGCTCCTGAAATTCGCCAAGGTGCGCGGGTTAAAAAGGCGCATATGGGTTGTGCCGGTGATGACACCGAAATTGTCTTCCTACTGGCTGTATTTTGTCACTTCCACTTCCTATTCGCTGGCCAAAAACCTTGTTCACAGCATGAAAGTGAAAGTCGTTTGCAGGCCAAATGATCTGGCCGAAAAGCTTCACATTCAATTACTTGGCTATGAGAAGGCAATTAGTCTGGCATTTGATAAGATAGAACAAAATCAGGTGTTATCCAGCTGGACCGGCGCGCAAAGCAGTGCAGCGCTTTCCAAAGGCATTACCAGCTACATGCAAGTGCCAACAAATGGTTGCTTCATTGATAAAAGGGAACTCAAAGTCGATGATCCCGAGTATGTGCTGAAAAGAATTTGGTCAATAGGCGGGAAAACAGGCTGGTATTATGGCACCTGGCTCTGGGAAATCCGCGGGTTTCTGGACAAGGTTACGGGTGGGGTAGGGCTGCGGCGGGGCAGGAGGCATCCTGAACAAATTTATCCAGGCGATCCGCTCGATTTCTGGCGCGTGCTGCTGGCAAACAAAGAGGAAAAAAGACTTTTGTTATATGCGGAAATGAAGCTTCCCGGCGAGGCCTGGCTGGAATTTTGCCTTGATGAAAATAATGTTTTGAAACAAACAGCCACTTTTCGTCCCCTCGGTCTGCCCGGTAGATTATACTGGTATGCCGTTCTTCCATTCCATGCTTTCATTTTTAAAGGAATGATTACCAACATTGCGGGTAAAGTGTGATACGCAGTTCCTTTTTATCCCAAAGGCGTTTTTTACCCAAATTAACCCAACTTTATGCGACAGATTTACGCTACTTTTCTGCTGGCTATACTGGCGGTTTCGGCTTTTGCCCAAACTGGCAAGGTCATGGATAATTTATCGGTGCTCAGCAAGCTCCTGAAATCCGAAAGAAAATACGCGATTTATCTGCCACCCGATTACGCAACTTCCGAAAGAAGCTATCCTGTGCTTTACCTTTTGCATGGTGCAGGCGATGATCACACCGGGTGGGTCCAGTTTGGCGAAGTCCTTAACATTACCGACAAGGCGATCCGCGAAGGTTCAGCAACCCCGATGATCATTGTTATGCCTGATGCAGACACGGGAAGAAGAGGTTATTTCAATGATGTAAAGGGCGACTGGAATTATGAAGATTTCTTTTTCCAGGAATTGATGCCGCACGTCGAGAAAAAGTTTCGTATCAAAGCCAATAAGCGTTTCAGGGCTGTGGCAGGACTTTCCATGGGAGGCGGTGGCACATTCATGTATGCACTACATCATCCCGAACTATTTTCTTCCGCATGTCCGCTCAGCGCATCCGCCGGGCCGATTACCGTGGAAGATGCCAAAAAGAACTTGTTACGCAATAACCCCGACATTCAGGATTCGACAGTGACCAACTACTACAACCGCCACAGCGCTCTGGCCTTGATCAATAACATTAAAGATGATCAAAAGAAAGCTGTCCGCTGGTATATTGACTGCGGTGACGACGACTTCCTTTACGAAGGCAACAGTCTGGTGCACATTGCCATGAAGAAAAAAGAGATCCCACATGAGTTCCGCATCCGAGAAGGTGCCCACAACTGGACTTACTGGCGGGAGTCGCTGCCCAAAGTGCTCGAATTCGTGTCGCAGGCCTTTCATCAGTATTAATTATGTCTGTCGCGGATTTACCAGGAATAAAGCTTTTTGATCTGACGGGAAAAGTGGCTGTCATCACCGGAGGCTCCAAAGGTCTTGGCCTCGCCATGGCTGCCGGACTGGCTTCTGCCGGAGCCAATATTGTACTCGTCAACCGCAATGCAGCCGAAGCCGAGAAAAGCGCAGAGGAGTTGCGTAGTTTCGGAACACGGATTACCTCTTTCCCAACGGACATTACCAGCCCGGAACAGACTGAGGCCATGGTGAAATTCGTGGTGCAGGTTTTTGGTAAAATCGATATTCTGATCAATAGTGCGGGGATCAATATACGCGGCCCGATTGACCAGCTTTCTCCGGCGGATTTCAATCAGGTTATGGAAGTGAATGTCAACGGCACGTGGCTTGCATCGCGTGCCGTTACGCCCATTATGAAGCAGCAACGAAGCGGCAAAATCATTAACCTAGCCAGCACGCTCGGGCTGGTAGGGCTGGCAAATCGTACGCCCTACACGGCCAGCAAAGGTGCGGTCGTGCAAATGACGCGCGCATTAGCCATGGAACTTGCGCCTTTCAATATCAATGTCAACGCAATCTGTCCAGGTCCGTTCCTCACCGAAATGAACATTCCCATCGCCGACAGCGACGAAGCCCGCGACATCATCATCGGTGCCACCGCTCTGCAGCGCTGGGCCAATCTCCAGGAAATCCAGGGTGCCGCCATTTTCCTGGCTAGTGAAGCATCCAGCTACATGGTCGGGTCGATTTTAACCGTCGATGGCGGCTGGACGGCGCATTAATTTTGAATGAGTGAATGAGTGAATGTGTGAATGAGTTAAAAATTGTATGGGTCGAGATTAATGGGTTGGTGAGATGGTTGATTAAATGTAGCTCTGTTAATTTGCTGACTTATTTTTTAGGAATTCTCTTTCTTATCGTAGTAAAATCCCACTGTTGCTCCAATAATAACGCCGATGAGTGCGCCAATGGGGCCTATAATAACTCCCAAGACAAGCCCACAGGCGATTCCTCCATTGAGCGGTGTGTTTAGAGACTGGATATCTTCTGATTTACTCTTCATTTGTTCAGCTTTTTTATATGTGTGCAATGATGACTTTTTACTCCACAAATGTAAATCGTTTTTCACAGGTTTTTGAAAATATCGTATAAGCGCCTCTTATCACGTGATGTAAATATTTTCTTTTAAAACATAATAAAAGCAATTCTCAATTAGTTATAACAGCTACGAACCGAACGGATGTTTGGTTCTCTCTTCTCTGCGGCATGTGGCCGAAAGATGGCTTGGAAAAAAGTGTTGAAAGGTTTTAGTGAAGGCACCATCATAATCATTTTTTGTGACAATTTATGGAATAAACAAGATTTAAGTGTCGTAATGACACGGTTATTGGTTATACGTTAAGTAACCTATGGTTATTTTCGAAGAAAACATAGTCAGAAAGCAGGAATGCTTGTTTATGTGAATTATATCATATCTTTTTGTACTCCCGGTTACTATTGGCCGGCTCCGTAAAGGCGGAGAAGGTAAGCAGCGCAAGTGTCGCTTTTGCTTCAACCCCCTCAAAAATTTATCGATTGTTCCCTGCGGAAAATACATTTCGCACAGGATAGGATGTTGCTGTTTTCTGATTGAAATAATTGTGTTTAAATGACACTCTTTTTAACTGCCTATGATTACGCCCGAATGATAATATGACAGGACTAAGATTTTTCATTGTTTAACTATTTTTTAACTATCTACTATCTATACTCTATTTATGGGGATTTCTAAACCTGAAAAAGACCGGGGCCTAAGCCGGTATTTTTTTTCCCTTTTTCTGACGTTCATCGTCACGGCCGCTGCATTTGCTCAGGATGTTACGGTAAAGGGGAAAGTCAATGATGAGCAGTCGCAGGGGTTACCTGGCGTGAGCGTTGTAGTGAAAGGTACATCTGTGGGTACCGTTACAGATTTAGAAGGGAATTACACAGTTAACGCACCGGGAACAAGCACATTGGTGTTTTCATTTATCGGTTATATCACTCAGGAAATTCCTTTGGGTAATAAAACCAGCCTCGATGTTAAATTGCTTACCGACACGAAAGCTTTGGAAGAAGTTGTGGTCGTAGGTTATGGAACAGCAAAAAAGGCAACATTAACCGGTTCAGTAACAGCGGTTAAGGGTGGCGAATTGGCAAAAGCGCCAGCAGCTAACCTTTCCAACACATTGAGCGGCCGTCTGCCGGGGGTATCTGCGGTACAAGGCAGTGGTGAGCCGGGTTACGATGGTTCCGCCATCCGTATCCGTGGAACCAACTCCCTGGGTAACAGCAATGCACTGATCGTCGTGGATGGTGTTCCTAACCGTAGTGGTGGTTTGGACCGTCTGAACCCTGCTGACATTGAAAGCGTATCCGTTTTGAAAGATGCGGCTGCTGCGATCTACGGTTCACGTGCCGGTAACGGGGTTATTCTGATCACAACAAAAAGAGGTAAAACCGGAAAACCACAGCTGTCGTATGACTTCAATATGGGGATGGCCCAGCCTACCCGTACGCCAACGATGTCTAACGCGTCGGAATATGCCGAAATCCGTAACGAGTTGCAGATTTATGACAACCTGGAAGTGGGTGAATGGCAAGGTGCTTTGCAAGGGTTTAATACCAACGGAGCTTACACCAGAAAAGACAATGGCAATGTATTAAATGCAGTTTTTACGCCGGACGACATGCAAAAATTCCGCGACGGAACTGATCCTTTGATCCACCCGAATACAGACTGGTATGGCAGCGTGATCCGTAACTGGTCACCACAACAGCGTCACAACTTGCAGTTGACCGGTGGTAGCGACAACATCAGATACATGGCATCGCTTGGACACATTAACCAGGAAGGTAACTATGTCAATTCTGCAACGGGTTATAAGCAGTATGATATGCGTATCAACCTGGATACAAAAATCAACAAATATGTAAGTGCGAACCTTGGTTTGACGCTTCGTGAAGAATTCCGTCGTTTCCCAAATGGTGGTGGCGCGGGTGATATCTTCCGTATGTTGATGCGTGGTAAACCAACTGAAATCGCGATCTGGCCGGACGGAAGACCCGGTCCTGATATCGAAAATGGTCAGAACCCGGCGGTTATTACAACAAACACAACGGGTTATAACCACGACAAACGCGACTACATCCAAACCAACGGATCCATTGAAATCCTTATTCCGGGTGTAGAAGGTTTGAAAGTAAATGCAATGGCTGCGATTGATAAGCAGATTCGCCGTCAGAAATCGTTTCAGAAGCCATGGACGCTTTATTTTTGGGATAAAAAAACCTATGAAGCGGATGGAACTTCTCCATTCCTGACAGGAACAGTTCGCTCGACATTCAGCGATCCCCGTTTGACTGAAACAGCATCGCAGGAATTGTCGATCCAGTTGACAGGCCAGGTTTCTTACGAGAAAAAAATCAATGACCACAATTTCAACATCATGGCTGGAATCCAGCGTGAAAAAGTAGATGCGGATGGATTTTTTGCTTACCGTCGCTACTTTATCTCACCGGTTGTAGATCAGCTTTTTGCAGGCGGAACGCCTGAGCAAAACATTGGTAACTCAGGAAGTACTACAGTAAACGGCCAGACTTACAACAACACAGATCTGTTCACCAGGGCCCGTTTGAGCTATTTTGGTAGAGCAGGTTATAACTTCAAAGAGAAATACCTAGCTGAGTTCCTTTGGCGTGTAGATGGTTCTTATGTATTCCCGCAGGATGGCCGTTTCGGTTTCTTCCCAGGGGTTTCGGCAGGTTGGAGAATTTCGGAAGAGGATTTCTGGAAGGGCAATATCAACTTCCTGAACAATGTGAAAATTCGCGGTTCATGGGGACAAATGGGTGCTGAGCCTTATTTGGTCGGAACAGAAATCCTTGCTGAATACCAATACTTATCTACAATGGGTTTTGGTTCTTATGTAATCAACGATCAGGTGGCTAAAACACTTCTTGAATCGCGTGTTGCCAACAAAGCATTTACATGGGAGGTTGCCAACAACATGAACTTCGGTATCGAGGGTACATTGTTCCGTGACAGGATCGCATTCGAATTTGACTACTTTGTTAACAATCGTTCGAATATCCTGATCCCGAAAACAGGTTCTACGCCTTCAAGTGCGGGTATTGATGGAAAACTTCCTCCCCAAAACCTTGGTAAACTGCAAAACAAAGGATGGGAATTCAAAGTAAGTTATGACGGCAGCGCAAAGGACTTTACATACTCTGTGAGTGTGAATGGTGGTTATGCCAAAAACCAGATCAAATTCTGGGATGAAACGCCGGGAGCACCTGCGTACCAGCAAACAACCGGAATGCCTTATAACTCATTCCTGGCTTACCAATACGACGGTGTATTTAAAGATCAGGGAGAAGTTGATTCCAATCCATTGGATTACAAGGGTATCACTGGTACGATCCGTCCCGGTGACATGAAGTTCAAGGATGTGAATAATGATGGAAGAATCACTGCTGATGACAAAGTGAGATCCGAAAAAACAAACCGTCCGCAATTCACCGGCGGTGCGGCGATTAACCTGGGTTACAAAGCATTTGACCTTTCAATCTTGTTCCAGGGCGCATTGGGTGGCTTGCAGTACATCGGACAAACTGAATCCGGTGATATTGGTAACTACCTGAAATATGCTTACGATAACCGTTGGACGATCGACAATCCAAGTTCAACAGAGCCAAGGCTTGCAAACAGAAACAACACTTATTATACCAATTTTGATAATGCTGGTGCCAACACTTACTTCTTGAGAAGCAACAATTATTTGCGTCTTAAAAACATAGAGCTTGGCTACAACCTGCCTTCTGAAATAGGAAGCAAAATCGGTTTGGGTAATTTGAGGGTGTATGTAAATGGACTTAACCTGTTCACATTCGATAAGATCAAAATCTGGGATCCTGAATCGACCAGCTCAAACGGACAATACTATCCGCAGTCAAGAGTACTTAATGCAGGTGTACGTGTAACTTTTTAAGAATTAGAAATGAAACTGAATTATAAACATTGGATATTTTTAGCTGCACTGGGCTCGATCGGGCTGGTGTCATGCGACACGGAATTCCTGGACGTAACGCCTCCGACCGAAATCCCGTCAGAAGAAGTTTGGAAAGAAGGCGCTTTGGCCGAAGGTTTTGTAACGGGTATTTATGCAGGTCTTCAGCAAGGGGGATTCAGTGAGCAAATG
It includes:
- a CDS encoding 3-keto-disaccharide hydrolase; translated protein: MAFIVNHIHVDTMLKTPSYLFSAVMLVTVLSMASQKNKVSLFDGKTFNGWEGDTTKTWKIQDGAIVGGSLVETVPHNSFLCTRKTYSNFILNVKFKLTGHEGFINTGVQFHSVRSKDPSYEMIGYQADLGAKFWGSLYDESRRNKTLIAPDSVEVLKLVKLNDWNDYQVWSENGRIRIALNGKQTVDYTEPDKSVPQQGIIGLQIHGGGKAKVYYKDIFIEEL
- a CDS encoding DinB family protein codes for the protein MDSIQRKKLVNELISLIEKGNAHVSFKESVTGLPSELRTIIPENLPYSIWQLVEHIRIAQKDIVDFSSSAGSESLAWPDDYWVEPTDTVTDEDWNNSLQQIEKDQQRFQALLEDEQHDLFAPLPWGTGQSLLREAMLIADHNAYHTAEIVVARRLLKSWK
- a CDS encoding Gfo/Idh/MocA family protein, giving the protein MNPTRRKFLRNVTAASALLATESIAKPFNIIKDLKKISPNDKIRFATIGMGIQGHQDTKAALRGAPDAEFVAAADLYDGRLARVKEVFGKDIFTTRDHRQILERKDIDAVLIVTPDHWHDHITKASLQAGKHVYCEKPMVHHINEGLSVIDAWKKSGKTMQVGSQRISSASFKEAKRLFQAGEIGEINYVESNNDRFNSIGAWNYSIPTDASPTTVDWDHYLGDAPKVPFDAKRFFRWRNYQDYGTGVGGDLFVHLITGVHFVTNSLGPERIMSSGELSYWKDGRDVPDVLVSILDYPKTDIHANFQMVLRVNFANAGAIANNTRIIGTEGQIEFTENNLVLTKKKLPKAPGFGGYDSFNTFSESQQQEFKKQYDAQYPEDTRKADPVKEVKFTAPKEDDAHANHFADFFDNIKKGSVGTIEDPIFGFRAAAPVLACNESYFSKKIINWDPVAMKVKKK
- a CDS encoding SDR family oxidoreductase; the encoded protein is MKILLTGATGYIAQRLLPVLLEAGHEVYCCVRDKQRFNASQFPGATVLEVDFLNEATLVNIPDHMDVAYYLIHSMSTGGGEDFEKLEETTATHFKQRIEKTNVRQVIYLSGIINEEDLSKHLLSRKNVEEILKSEHYALTTLRAGIIVGSGSASFEIIRDLVEKLPVMIAPRWLHTQCQPIAIRNVVDFLTGTLLLKETYDKSFDIGGPDILTYKQMLLKFAKVRGLKRRIWVVPVMTPKLSSYWLYFVTSTSYSLAKNLVHSMKVKVVCRPNDLAEKLHIQLLGYEKAISLAFDKIEQNQVLSSWTGAQSSAALSKGITSYMQVPTNGCFIDKRELKVDDPEYVLKRIWSIGGKTGWYYGTWLWEIRGFLDKVTGGVGLRRGRRHPEQIYPGDPLDFWRVLLANKEEKRLLLYAEMKLPGEAWLEFCLDENNVLKQTATFRPLGLPGRLYWYAVLPFHAFIFKGMITNIAGKV
- a CDS encoding alpha/beta hydrolase, which encodes MRQIYATFLLAILAVSAFAQTGKVMDNLSVLSKLLKSERKYAIYLPPDYATSERSYPVLYLLHGAGDDHTGWVQFGEVLNITDKAIREGSATPMIIVMPDADTGRRGYFNDVKGDWNYEDFFFQELMPHVEKKFRIKANKRFRAVAGLSMGGGGTFMYALHHPELFSSACPLSASAGPITVEDAKKNLLRNNPDIQDSTVTNYYNRHSALALINNIKDDQKKAVRWYIDCGDDDFLYEGNSLVHIAMKKKEIPHEFRIREGAHNWTYWRESLPKVLEFVSQAFHQY
- a CDS encoding SDR family NAD(P)-dependent oxidoreductase, producing MSVADLPGIKLFDLTGKVAVITGGSKGLGLAMAAGLASAGANIVLVNRNAAEAEKSAEELRSFGTRITSFPTDITSPEQTEAMVKFVVQVFGKIDILINSAGINIRGPIDQLSPADFNQVMEVNVNGTWLASRAVTPIMKQQRSGKIINLASTLGLVGLANRTPYTASKGAVVQMTRALAMELAPFNINVNAICPGPFLTEMNIPIADSDEARDIIIGATALQRWANLQEIQGAAIFLASEASSYMVGSILTVDGGWTAH
- a CDS encoding SusC/RagA family TonB-linked outer membrane protein, translated to MGISKPEKDRGLSRYFFSLFLTFIVTAAAFAQDVTVKGKVNDEQSQGLPGVSVVVKGTSVGTVTDLEGNYTVNAPGTSTLVFSFIGYITQEIPLGNKTSLDVKLLTDTKALEEVVVVGYGTAKKATLTGSVTAVKGGELAKAPAANLSNTLSGRLPGVSAVQGSGEPGYDGSAIRIRGTNSLGNSNALIVVDGVPNRSGGLDRLNPADIESVSVLKDAAAAIYGSRAGNGVILITTKRGKTGKPQLSYDFNMGMAQPTRTPTMSNASEYAEIRNELQIYDNLEVGEWQGALQGFNTNGAYTRKDNGNVLNAVFTPDDMQKFRDGTDPLIHPNTDWYGSVIRNWSPQQRHNLQLTGGSDNIRYMASLGHINQEGNYVNSATGYKQYDMRINLDTKINKYVSANLGLTLREEFRRFPNGGGAGDIFRMLMRGKPTEIAIWPDGRPGPDIENGQNPAVITTNTTGYNHDKRDYIQTNGSIEILIPGVEGLKVNAMAAIDKQIRRQKSFQKPWTLYFWDKKTYEADGTSPFLTGTVRSTFSDPRLTETASQELSIQLTGQVSYEKKINDHNFNIMAGIQREKVDADGFFAYRRYFISPVVDQLFAGGTPEQNIGNSGSTTVNGQTYNNTDLFTRARLSYFGRAGYNFKEKYLAEFLWRVDGSYVFPQDGRFGFFPGVSAGWRISEEDFWKGNINFLNNVKIRGSWGQMGAEPYLVGTEILAEYQYLSTMGFGSYVINDQVAKTLLESRVANKAFTWEVANNMNFGIEGTLFRDRIAFEFDYFVNNRSNILIPKTGSTPSSAGIDGKLPPQNLGKLQNKGWEFKVSYDGSAKDFTYSVSVNGGYAKNQIKFWDETPGAPAYQQTTGMPYNSFLAYQYDGVFKDQGEVDSNPLDYKGITGTIRPGDMKFKDVNNDGRITADDKVRSEKTNRPQFTGGAAINLGYKAFDLSILFQGALGGLQYIGQTESGDIGNYLKYAYDNRWTIDNPSSTEPRLANRNNTYYTNFDNAGANTYFLRSNNYLRLKNIELGYNLPSEIGSKIGLGNLRVYVNGLNLFTFDKIKIWDPESTSSNGQYYPQSRVLNAGVRVTF